In Fibrobacter sp. UWEL, one genomic interval encodes:
- a CDS encoding tetratricopeptide repeat protein, whose protein sequence is MAKVVQITSENFETEIAQPSETRAVAVLFSSAEYPDCAGYAQLMGQLSTSMDFTLGVVSCDDRANMQLIQAFRVRSVPEVHIVDKGQIADVIAGVLPEEELKKRLEKFYVSDENRFMTALEEAIAQKNYDEALPMLNEALQQKPEDKQLMLLWAKASLGIGDSEKAKEILKKFNEADDQYKEAKSLLELLDFHAEAAKKDVQGKEAIVYHEACGLAAAEQFEEALQVFLNLYVEAPEWNDGAAKKAMLTLFGVLGPKHELTWKYRAKLNTIMFI, encoded by the coding sequence ATGGCAAAAGTTGTACAGATTACTTCCGAAAATTTTGAAACCGAAATCGCCCAGCCTTCCGAAACTAGGGCTGTAGCCGTTCTTTTCTCTTCCGCTGAATATCCCGATTGCGCAGGTTACGCCCAGCTCATGGGTCAGCTTTCCACCAGCATGGACTTCACCTTGGGCGTGGTCAGCTGTGATGACCGTGCCAACATGCAACTCATCCAGGCATTCCGCGTACGCTCCGTTCCCGAAGTTCATATCGTGGACAAGGGCCAGATTGCAGATGTAATCGCCGGTGTACTTCCCGAAGAAGAACTGAAGAAGCGTCTGGAAAAGTTCTACGTCTCCGACGAGAACCGCTTCATGACCGCCCTGGAAGAAGCAATCGCCCAGAAAAATTACGATGAAGCCCTTCCCATGCTGAACGAAGCCCTCCAGCAGAAGCCCGAAGACAAGCAGTTGATGCTCCTGTGGGCAAAGGCAAGTCTGGGAATCGGCGACTCCGAAAAGGCAAAGGAAATTCTCAAGAAGTTCAATGAAGCCGACGACCAGTACAAGGAAGCAAAATCCCTCCTGGAACTGTTGGACTTCCACGCCGAAGCAGCCAAGAAGGATGTTCAGGGCAAGGAAGCCATCGTCTATCACGAAGCCTGCGGGCTCGCCGCTGCAGAACAGTTCGAGGAAGCCCTCCAGGTATTCCTGAACCTGTACGTGGAAGCCCCGGAATGGAATGATGGAGCAGCCAAGAAGGCCATGCTCACCTTGTTCGGCGTTCTAGGCCCCAAGCACGAGCTGACTTGGAAGTACCGTGCCAAATTGAATACCATTATGTTCATCTAA
- a CDS encoding AI-2E family transporter, with amino-acid sequence MQVNRIWTIDKIMRLLGVVLGAVALLWLVNYLKGVLFPFFAAFLLAYILDPLVAKLQVKVKHRIIAVIIVLLCTLSVVGGLLWFIVPKIVGEIQHLGVLVSRIFSDSNWANRLSEFVPDELWNSLKNDVSWKNISTTLKELDIWQSAQSLAGKVLPGAWGVISKGGQIFVWISGASLIFMYLVFIMLDLPKLRKGVRDLFPKRFKGRISEFGSEVDKFMGNYFRAQSLVALSVGVLYAIGFAIIGLPMGVAFGLVSGAMNMIPYFQLASIPVALLLAVVYALESGMPFWEVAIIVLLVYLIVQVIQDFFLVPKIVGSSMDLPPVGILLSLSIWGKLLGFLGLIVAIPFTCICLVYIKKIQQKADSSAVPAVEDGSKA; translated from the coding sequence ATGCAAGTGAATAGAATTTGGACCATTGATAAGATTATGCGCCTATTGGGCGTTGTTCTTGGTGCTGTGGCTTTGCTGTGGCTGGTGAATTATCTTAAGGGAGTTCTTTTTCCTTTCTTCGCTGCGTTTTTGCTTGCGTACATTTTAGACCCGCTGGTTGCAAAGTTGCAGGTTAAGGTCAAGCATCGTATTATTGCTGTAATCATCGTTTTGCTTTGCACGCTGAGCGTCGTAGGCGGCTTACTCTGGTTCATTGTCCCAAAAATCGTTGGGGAAATCCAACATTTAGGTGTTCTTGTCTCTCGAATTTTTAGCGACTCCAACTGGGCTAACCGTCTATCGGAATTCGTTCCGGATGAACTCTGGAATTCCTTGAAGAATGACGTTTCCTGGAAGAATATTTCTACCACACTTAAGGAACTGGATATTTGGCAGTCAGCACAATCACTGGCGGGAAAAGTCCTGCCGGGTGCCTGGGGTGTAATTTCCAAGGGTGGTCAAATCTTTGTGTGGATTTCTGGTGCATCCCTGATTTTCATGTATCTGGTGTTTATTATGCTGGACTTGCCCAAACTCCGCAAGGGTGTTCGAGATTTGTTTCCCAAGCGCTTCAAAGGTCGTATTTCTGAATTCGGTTCCGAAGTAGACAAGTTCATGGGTAATTATTTCCGCGCCCAGTCCCTGGTGGCTTTGAGCGTAGGTGTTCTTTACGCTATCGGCTTTGCTATCATAGGGTTACCGATGGGCGTGGCTTTCGGCTTGGTATCTGGTGCCATGAATATGATTCCCTATTTCCAGCTGGCATCTATCCCCGTAGCGCTCCTTCTTGCTGTTGTTTATGCATTGGAATCGGGCATGCCTTTCTGGGAAGTCGCCATCATCGTCTTGCTGGTTTACCTTATCGTACAAGTGATTCAGGACTTCTTCCTTGTGCCGAAAATAGTGGGCTCCTCCATGGATTTGCCTCCTGTTGGAATCCTCCTTTCCCTCTCTATCTGGGGAAAACTCTTGGGATTCCTGGGCCTTATCGTTGCCATTCCCTTTACCTGCATTTGCCTAGTTTACATCAAGAAAATCCAGCAGAAAGCCGATAGTAGCGCCGTTCCAGCGGTGGAGGACGGCTCTAAGGCTTGA
- a CDS encoding HU family DNA-binding protein, whose protein sequence is MNKQELIDAILANKEAGIESKAAAGRALDAVLDAIAAGVKKDGNVQLIGFGTFAVKERAAREGRNPLTGEKIKIKASKTVGFKAGAALKGSVAAKKAAPKAAPKAAAKPAKKAAKKK, encoded by the coding sequence ATGAACAAGCAAGAACTCATCGACGCAATCCTCGCCAACAAGGAAGCTGGCATTGAATCCAAGGCTGCTGCTGGCCGCGCTCTCGACGCTGTGCTCGATGCAATCGCTGCTGGTGTTAAGAAGGACGGCAACGTTCAGCTCATCGGTTTCGGTACTTTCGCTGTTAAGGAACGCGCTGCTCGTGAAGGCCGCAATCCTCTGACCGGCGAAAAGATCAAGATCAAGGCTTCCAAGACCGTTGGCTTCAAGGCTGGCGCTGCTCTCAAGGGTTCCGTTGCTGCTAAGAAGGCTGCTCCCAAGGCTGCTCCGAAGGCTGCTGCAAAGCCCGCTAAGAAGGCTGCTAAGAAAAAGTAA
- a CDS encoding class I SAM-dependent rRNA methyltransferase, translated as MKAIILKATREKSALRFHPWIFSGAIDEVTGDPQLGDVVEVYSYHSDFLGLAAYSPKSQIRGRFWTFGEKANIDRDFFSDILDRAIAARKSRGFDIADKESAFRLINAENDGIPGCIIDKYADIYSVEILAAGAEVNRKIIYELLAEKTGCRGIYERCDSDVRKKEGLPIRTGCVYGEVPDEPVIINENGILFPIDVKNGHKTGYYLDQRDARRRVGELAKGKKVLNCFCYTGGFGLYALRGGCEKVYQVDVSKDALKLAKEGIMRNKLSTAHATHVEADVFQYLRKCRDKAETFDFIVLDPPKFVDSKDNLQKGCRGYKDINLLAMKLLAEGGMLATFSCSGLMEMDLFQKIIADAAADAHKRVQIIERFGQPADHPVNTAFPEGQYLKGLLVQVI; from the coding sequence ATGAAAGCAATTATCCTGAAAGCAACCCGTGAAAAGTCCGCACTGCGTTTCCATCCCTGGATTTTCAGTGGCGCCATTGATGAAGTTACCGGCGACCCCCAGTTGGGCGACGTAGTAGAAGTTTACAGCTATCATAGCGATTTTCTTGGTTTGGCAGCCTACTCTCCCAAATCCCAGATTCGTGGACGTTTCTGGACCTTTGGCGAAAAGGCAAACATCGATCGAGATTTCTTTAGCGACATTCTGGACCGAGCCATTGCCGCCCGCAAGAGCCGCGGTTTTGACATCGCCGACAAGGAAAGCGCCTTCCGCTTGATCAATGCGGAAAATGACGGCATTCCCGGATGCATTATCGATAAGTATGCAGACATCTACTCTGTGGAAATTCTTGCTGCAGGTGCAGAAGTCAACCGTAAGATTATTTACGAACTACTGGCAGAAAAAACTGGCTGCCGCGGCATCTATGAACGCTGCGATTCCGACGTCCGCAAGAAGGAAGGTCTCCCCATCCGTACAGGTTGTGTCTATGGCGAAGTTCCCGATGAACCGGTCATCATTAACGAGAACGGCATTCTCTTCCCCATCGACGTAAAGAACGGCCATAAGACAGGTTACTATCTGGACCAGCGAGACGCTCGCCGTCGCGTAGGTGAATTGGCAAAGGGAAAGAAAGTCTTGAATTGCTTCTGCTATACAGGTGGCTTTGGTCTGTACGCTCTTCGCGGTGGTTGCGAGAAGGTTTACCAGGTGGACGTTTCCAAGGACGCCCTGAAGCTTGCCAAGGAAGGCATCATGCGCAACAAACTTTCCACAGCACATGCAACCCACGTGGAAGCAGACGTATTCCAGTATCTGCGTAAGTGCCGCGACAAGGCAGAAACCTTTGACTTTATCGTATTGGATCCGCCTAAGTTTGTAGACTCCAAGGACAACCTTCAGAAAGGTTGCCGCGGTTACAAGGACATCAACTTGTTGGCTATGAAACTTCTGGCAGAAGGCGGAATGCTGGCAACCTTTAGTTGCTCCGGCCTGATGGAAATGGATTTGTTCCAGAAGATTATCGCCGATGCTGCAGCAGACGCCCATAAGCGAGTGCAGATCATCGAACGCTTTGGACAGCCCGCAGACCATCCAGTGAATACCGCATTCCCTGAAGGTCAGTACCTTAAGGGATTGCTGGTCCAGGTAATCTAA
- a CDS encoding VanZ family protein, which yields MFESLFDKYPFFRKIPAVLCMAIIFKLSSMTQADLQDFPHVWDKLAHTCEYATLAGCFALWWNRAKWSSRQWLRVLIVAVLALVYGCTDEFHQSFVDGRSCDPMDLIADFTGGAIGGIVYAIVCKILNRFDPLPAKENAPDESDAEDLEKEN from the coding sequence ATGTTCGAAAGCCTATTTGACAAGTATCCGTTTTTCCGTAAGATTCCTGCAGTCCTCTGCATGGCAATCATTTTTAAGCTATCTTCCATGACGCAGGCGGACCTTCAGGACTTTCCTCATGTTTGGGATAAGCTGGCTCATACTTGTGAATATGCGACTCTGGCGGGCTGTTTTGCTCTGTGGTGGAATCGCGCCAAGTGGTCCTCCCGCCAATGGCTGAGAGTCTTGATCGTGGCGGTGCTGGCTTTGGTTTATGGCTGTACCGATGAATTTCACCAGAGCTTTGTGGATGGTCGTAGCTGCGATCCTATGGACTTGATCGCAGATTTTACTGGCGGTGCTATTGGCGGAATTGTTTATGCCATTGTTTGCAAAATCCTCAATCGCTTTGATCCGCTGCCCGCAAAAGAAAATGCGCCGGACGAATCCGACGCAGAAGATCTTGAAAAAGAGAATTAG
- the murB gene encoding UDP-N-acetylmuramate dehydrogenase: MKILENEPMCNHTSFKVGGPARYFIKVDSSEEILEALKMLADQHLPHYVVGNGTNLLVADTGFEGGIITLGKPFSEVEELGNGKFKVGAGISLGAFARKSIKMGFAGIHKLAGIPGTLGGAIYMNAGAYGQEICQTCVEVESIDRNGNHHVRPAAECDFGYRTSLYQGLAKKIETAEIILSATFQLEPAEVSGKDSYTLETEMQECMAKRKASQPLNMPNAGSTFKRLPVGSAEMPQQIAPGYYIEQSGLKGFRIGGAEVSTVHANFIVNAGGATANDIKTLSEYVQKTVAEKFNIQLQREIILLGNF; encoded by the coding sequence ATGAAAATTCTCGAAAACGAACCTATGTGCAACCACACCTCCTTCAAGGTAGGCGGCCCCGCTAGATATTTCATCAAGGTTGATTCCTCAGAAGAAATTCTGGAAGCACTCAAAATGCTTGCCGACCAGCACCTTCCTCATTATGTGGTAGGCAACGGCACCAACCTTCTGGTTGCCGACACTGGGTTCGAGGGCGGCATCATCACCTTGGGCAAGCCCTTTTCCGAAGTAGAAGAACTAGGAAACGGAAAGTTCAAGGTGGGCGCAGGGATTTCTCTAGGAGCATTCGCCCGCAAGTCCATCAAGATGGGCTTCGCAGGAATCCACAAGCTGGCAGGCATCCCGGGAACTCTGGGCGGAGCCATCTATATGAATGCGGGTGCATACGGTCAGGAAATCTGTCAGACCTGTGTGGAAGTTGAAAGTATAGACCGCAATGGGAACCATCACGTACGTCCTGCCGCAGAATGTGACTTCGGTTATAGAACCAGCCTGTACCAAGGTCTAGCGAAAAAAATTGAAACCGCAGAAATTATTTTATCTGCAACATTCCAATTGGAGCCTGCAGAAGTATCAGGCAAGGACAGCTACACGCTGGAAACGGAAATGCAGGAATGCATGGCTAAGCGTAAGGCTAGCCAACCGCTGAATATGCCCAACGCAGGTTCCACCTTCAAGCGACTTCCCGTCGGTTCCGCAGAAATGCCCCAGCAGATTGCCCCTGGTTATTACATCGAACAAAGCGGGCTCAAGGGATTCCGCATAGGTGGCGCCGAAGTCAGTACCGTCCACGCCAACTTTATCGTCAATGCAGGTGGCGCCACCGCAAACGACATCAAGACGCTCAGCGAGTACGTACAAAAAACTGTAGCTGAAAAATTCAACATTCAGCTACAGCGGGAAATCATCTTGCTAGGAAATTTCTAA
- a CDS encoding toprim domain-containing protein, translating into MKKLFVILVVRKMTNEELKQFKSAISITAVAQSLGVEVSHGKCRCFFPQRHTHGDRTPSVSISEEYGSFRCWVCDDVRGDVISLVQLLKDCSFTEALDWLMEQYPVLVPANAKRPVVSQKTPAVSRGPINTKLVAPVVIAPSEDVMPETEEKELISEDERKKLILSFLKRLSPVDNTPAAAWLMRRRIYKPIWDKMLLRTITDYSALNKSLRDEFGVEVLQHVGLFNEKGNLRYYKHPLIFPYLDTGRRSFYFQARALDKDTKPKELCLKGTVPYPYNMSALDQKPGWIYLCEGVVDTLTMIGQKINAVGIPGVRSFKVSWLPLFKNKNVVLCLDHDEAGRSGMEYIGNLFNQNGIRTVILGEGMENLPTAMKEGQDVNEWFGGRK; encoded by the coding sequence ATGAAAAAGCTTTTTGTTATACTTGTGGTACGCAAGATGACTAACGAAGAATTGAAACAGTTTAAGTCCGCAATTTCCATTACGGCGGTGGCCCAGTCCCTGGGCGTGGAAGTGAGTCACGGCAAGTGCCGTTGCTTTTTCCCGCAGCGCCATACCCATGGGGATCGCACGCCTTCTGTTTCCATATCTGAAGAGTACGGCAGTTTCCGCTGCTGGGTCTGCGACGATGTTCGTGGTGATGTAATCTCCCTTGTTCAGCTCTTGAAGGATTGTTCTTTCACAGAGGCGCTGGACTGGCTTATGGAACAATATCCGGTTCTTGTCCCCGCCAATGCGAAACGTCCTGTGGTGTCTCAGAAAACACCTGCAGTTTCCAGAGGACCTATTAATACAAAACTCGTTGCCCCTGTGGTAATTGCTCCTTCTGAAGATGTGATGCCGGAAACCGAGGAAAAAGAACTGATTTCCGAGGACGAAAGAAAGAAATTGATTCTTTCATTCTTGAAACGTCTTAGTCCGGTGGATAACACTCCCGCGGCTGCGTGGCTCATGCGTCGTCGCATTTATAAGCCTATCTGGGACAAGATGCTTCTGCGAACGATTACGGACTATAGTGCATTGAACAAGAGCCTTCGGGATGAGTTCGGTGTGGAAGTTTTGCAGCATGTAGGCCTCTTTAATGAAAAGGGCAATCTCCGTTATTACAAGCACCCTTTGATTTTTCCTTACCTGGATACGGGCCGCCGTTCCTTCTATTTCCAGGCAAGGGCTCTGGATAAGGATACCAAACCTAAGGAACTGTGCCTGAAGGGGACTGTTCCTTACCCCTACAATATGTCTGCGCTGGACCAGAAACCTGGCTGGATTTACTTATGTGAAGGTGTAGTAGATACCTTGACGATGATTGGTCAGAAGATTAATGCCGTAGGTATTCCTGGAGTTCGTTCCTTCAAGGTGAGTTGGTTGCCTCTCTTTAAGAACAAGAACGTTGTGCTGTGCCTGGATCATGATGAGGCGGGGCGCAGTGGTATGGAATATATTGGAAACCTGTTCAACCAGAATGGCATTCGCACTGTAATCCTGGGGGAGGGTATGGAAAACCT